Proteins encoded in a region of the Quercus lobata isolate SW786 chromosome 8, ValleyOak3.0 Primary Assembly, whole genome shotgun sequence genome:
- the LOC115957464 gene encoding xyloglucan endotransglucosylase/hydrolase protein 22-like: MASFPSTFPVMLMISTLMLGSLILSASASNLYQDFDITWGDGRAKILNSGELLTLSLDKTSGSGFQSKNEFLFGKIDMQLKLVPGNSAGTVTAYYLSSKGSTWDEIDFEFLGNLSGDPYIIHTNVFSQGKGNREQQFYLWFDPTADFHTYSILWNPQRIIFSVDGTPIREFKNLESIGVPFPKNQAMRIYSSLWNADDWATMGGLVKTDWTQAPFTASYRNFNANACVWSSGVSSCSSSSPSSVSTSNAWLSQELDSTSQDRLKWVQKNYMIYNYCTDTKRFPQGLPLECTKS, encoded by the exons ATGGCTTCTTTTCCTTCAACATTTCCAGTGATGCTGATGATCAGTACTCTTATGCTTGGTTCTTTAATATTGTCTGCCTCTGCTAGTAACTTGTACCAAGATTTTGATATTACGTGGGGTGATGGCCGTGCTAAGATACTCAACAGTGGCGAGCTTCTTACTCTCTCCCTTGACAAAACCTCTGGCTCTGGATTCCAATCCAAGAATGAATTCTTATTCGGAAAGATTGATATGCAACTCAAGCTTGTCCCTGGAAACTCTGCAGGCACAGTAACTGCCTACTAT TTATCCTCAAAAGGGTCAACATGGGACGAGATAGACTTTGAGTTCCTTGGCAATTTGAGTGGTGATCCTTACATCATTCACACCAATGTGTTCAGCCAAGGCAAGGGCAACAGAGAGCAGCAATTCTATCTCTGGTTTGACCCAACTGCAGATTTCCACACCTATTCTATCCTTTGGAACCCCCAGCGCATCAT TTTCTCTGTGGATGGCACTCCCATAAGAGAGTTCAAGAACCTGGAGTCAATTGGTGTACCATTCCCAAAGAACCAGGCAATGAGGATCTACTCTAGCCTGTGGAATGCTGATGACTGGGCCACAATGGGTGGGCTAGTCAAGACAGACTGGACACAAGCTCCTTTCACTGCCTCCTATAGGAACTTCAATGCCAATGCATGTGTTTGGTCCTCTGGAGTATCATCCTGCAGCTCAAGCTCTCCCTCTTCTGTATCCACTAGCAATGCGTGGCTCTCACAAGAGTTGGACTCAACTAGTCAAGACAGGCTGAAATGGGTTCAGAAGAACTACATGATATACAATTACTGCACAGATACAAAGAGATTCCCCCAAGGCCTCCCTCTAGAATGCACCAAGTCATAG